A single window of Methanoregula sp. DNA harbors:
- the gatA gene encoding Asp-tRNA(Asn)/Glu-tRNA(Gln) amidotransferase subunit GatA → MAAHEITFEPDDRYNAFLTTCNKAPHCDGKLGGIAVAVKDNISTQGIETTCASKILKGYIPPYDAHVVGLLRQSGAAVAGKTNMDEFGMGTTTENSAFGPTLNPCDTTRVPGGSSGGSAAAVAAGMVRMALGTDTGGSIRCPAAFCGIVGLKPTYGRVSRYGLIAYANSLEQIGPMAKNVHDVSLLMQVIAGHDRRDTTSYAKPYTHTPSADIKGLKIGVPQEYFGEGVDKGVAEITKRAIFRLEELGATAVPCSIPSMEYALAAYYVTCTSEASSNLARFDGVRYGPAADTKRSWHDAYQDVRRARFGTEVRRRIMLGTFALSSGYYGKYYAKAQIARENIRKDFSRIFSGVDVIAGPTMPTVAFRLGEKSDPLSMYLADILTVPANLAGIPAISVPCGKSEGMPVGLQIMGKPFEDERVIDVAYAYEQAVGL, encoded by the coding sequence GTGGCGGCGCATGAGATCACGTTTGAACCCGATGACCGGTACAATGCGTTCCTCACCACCTGTAACAAAGCCCCGCACTGCGATGGAAAACTCGGCGGCATCGCTGTTGCGGTAAAGGATAATATTTCCACACAGGGGATCGAGACCACCTGCGCCTCAAAGATCCTTAAAGGGTATATCCCTCCCTATGATGCGCATGTTGTTGGCCTTCTCAGGCAGTCCGGCGCCGCGGTTGCAGGCAAGACCAATATGGACGAGTTTGGCATGGGGACGACAACGGAGAACTCAGCCTTTGGCCCTACCCTCAATCCCTGCGATACAACCCGCGTTCCCGGTGGATCATCCGGAGGAAGCGCCGCAGCAGTCGCAGCCGGGATGGTCCGCATGGCGCTGGGCACAGATACCGGCGGGTCAATCCGCTGCCCGGCTGCATTCTGCGGCATCGTGGGGCTCAAACCGACATATGGCAGGGTATCGCGGTACGGGCTTATTGCGTATGCAAACTCGCTCGAACAGATCGGCCCTATGGCAAAGAACGTGCATGACGTCTCGCTGCTCATGCAGGTGATCGCCGGGCATGACCGCCGGGACACCACGTCCTATGCAAAGCCCTATACCCACACCCCGTCTGCTGATATCAAAGGCTTAAAAATCGGTGTCCCACAGGAATATTTCGGGGAGGGAGTCGATAAAGGGGTCGCAGAAATCACAAAACGTGCTATCTTCAGGCTCGAAGAACTCGGCGCAACAGCCGTGCCCTGCAGCATCCCCTCAATGGAGTACGCCCTTGCTGCCTATTATGTAACCTGTACCAGCGAAGCGAGCTCCAACCTCGCCCGGTTCGATGGCGTGCGGTACGGCCCGGCCGCAGATACGAAGAGATCATGGCACGACGCGTACCAGGACGTGCGCAGGGCGAGGTTTGGCACTGAAGTGCGTCGCCGGATCATGCTTGGCACGTTCGCTCTTTCGTCGGGATATTACGGTAAGTATTATGCGAAAGCGCAGATCGCCCGCGAGAACATCAGAAAGGATTTTTCCCGGATCTTTTCCGGAGTGGACGTGATCGCCGGGCCGACGATGCCCACGGTCGCGTTCAGACTCGGAGAAAAAAGCGACCCGCTCTCGATGTACTTAGCCGATATCCTCACGGTACCGGCAAACCTTGCCGGCATCCCTGCAATATCCGTGCCGTGCGGGAAATCCGAAGGAATGCCGGTCGGGCTCCAGATCATGGGCAAACCGTTTGAGGACGAGCGTGTCATCGATGTCGCATATGCATACGAGCAGGCGGTGGGCTTATGA
- the gatC gene encoding Asp-tRNA(Asn)/Glu-tRNA(Gln) amidotransferase subunit GatC, with protein sequence MVTEKEVQHIAGLADIGINTGELGDFTARFNEILDYFDVLDRVQGDGKVACDLSNVMRDDIVEPSLLQEDALKNAAAKEDGFVKAPRVM encoded by the coding sequence ATGGTCACTGAAAAAGAAGTACAGCATATCGCAGGGCTTGCCGACATCGGCATCAATACCGGAGAACTGGGGGATTTTACAGCCCGGTTCAACGAAATACTTGACTATTTTGACGTGCTTGACCGGGTGCAGGGGGACGGGAAGGTCGCCTGTGACCTCTCAAACGTGATGCGCGATGACATTGTCGAACCTTCCCTTCTGCAGGAAGACGCACTGAAGAATGCCGCCGCAAAGGAAGACGGTTTTGTCAAAGCTCCGCGGGTGATGTAG
- a CDS encoding asparagine synthase C-terminal domain-containing protein, whose protein sequence is MSPLQVKGWVELDGRRITAPEIEAIISDDPDAITRFGGEFFLSWGTCRARDHFGMMQGDCPKGTILCNGEKHGIINPIFPEMPLEQAIITAVSLRSDEGVTALSGGVDSSLIAKLAGRECIAVGLAGSHDLRQARHAADLLGLSCTYVEITPQEIEDALPIVVSTIPDKEPVSTGIALTQYFIARRAGEQGFGRIITGQGADELFGGYKRYLKSTALSDDLTRDVAGLEGQAARDQSVAALHGTYLSMPYLDMRVVRAALAIPASEKVQGGRRKIPLRTVAERHIPAELAWYGKKAMQYGSGVWKVLQKLARKNGYKTSMQDYIDHISRVEHGH, encoded by the coding sequence ATGAGTCCATTGCAGGTCAAAGGCTGGGTCGAGCTCGACGGGCGTCGCATAACAGCACCGGAAATCGAAGCGATCATATCAGATGATCCCGATGCCATCACCCGTTTCGGGGGGGAGTTTTTTCTCTCCTGGGGCACCTGCCGCGCCCGGGACCACTTCGGGATGATGCAGGGTGACTGCCCGAAAGGGACTATTCTCTGCAATGGAGAGAAACATGGCATCATCAACCCGATATTTCCGGAAATGCCGCTGGAACAGGCGATCATCACCGCAGTCAGCCTTCGCAGCGATGAAGGAGTGACGGCGCTCTCGGGGGGGGTTGACTCATCACTTATCGCGAAACTTGCCGGGCGCGAATGCATTGCTGTCGGCCTCGCGGGTTCCCACGACCTCCGGCAGGCCCGGCATGCAGCTGACCTGCTCGGGCTTTCCTGCACATACGTGGAGATTACCCCGCAGGAGATTGAGGATGCTCTTCCTATAGTGGTATCTACAATCCCGGACAAGGAACCTGTCAGCACGGGCATCGCGCTCACCCAGTACTTCATCGCCCGCCGGGCAGGAGAGCAGGGATTCGGGCGCATCATCACCGGACAGGGAGCAGACGAACTCTTCGGGGGATATAAGCGATACCTAAAAAGTACCGCACTTTCCGATGACCTCACCCGCGATGTTGCGGGGCTTGAGGGACAGGCTGCACGGGACCAGTCTGTTGCCGCACTCCATGGCACGTACCTCTCCATGCCCTACCTTGATATGCGGGTGGTGCGCGCTGCGCTTGCGATCCCCGCTTCTGAAAAAGTGCAGGGGGGCCGGCGGAAGATCCCCTTAAGAACGGTCGCAGAGCGCCATATTCCCGCAGAACTCGCATGGTACGGGAAGAAAGCAATGCAATACGGGAGCGGGGTCTGGAAGGTGCTGCAGAAGCTTGCCCGTAAAAATGGTTATAAAACGTCCATGCAAGATTACATAGACCACATCAGCAGGGTGGAACATGGTCACTGA